A DNA window from Longimicrobium sp. contains the following coding sequences:
- the tssK gene encoding type VI secretion system baseplate subunit TssK has product MRQMQKVLWTRGTLLTPQHLQAQDRFLEELVGFQLSSLTFFPWGFSRLGVDAEALAGGTVALTDAAGIFPDGLGFDLPAAGPLPPPKPLKEAWRTDAASLDVYLAIPEHRPGGQNVSLHGGDGAVRYTAEVALRRDDNTGLAEKPIQLARQNVRLLAEGEALAGHSVLRVARVVRAPTGTFQLDPRFVPPLLDLGASGYLLAVARRLVELLSARSNALSATRRQRTRGLAEFGGADAAHFWLLYAVNTHLPRFRHLLEVRRGHPGELWTAMAELAGALTTFSPSIHPRDLPAYDHGELSECFTRLDETLRRLLETAVPENAVTLPLRPSGRMVYATAVEEDRYLSAPELYLGIRAEMKQDELLRRAPQLLKVSSADQIDRLILRALPGIAVRHAASPPSSLPAKLGWSYFHLERSGEDWDAVRRARNLAVYAPAELPSPEMDLVVLLPER; this is encoded by the coding sequence ATGCGGCAGATGCAAAAGGTGCTGTGGACGCGGGGCACGCTCCTGACCCCGCAGCACCTGCAGGCGCAGGACCGCTTCCTGGAAGAGCTGGTGGGCTTCCAGCTCTCGTCGCTCACCTTCTTTCCCTGGGGCTTCAGCCGGCTGGGGGTGGACGCGGAGGCGCTGGCGGGGGGCACGGTGGCGCTCACCGACGCCGCGGGGATCTTTCCCGACGGCCTGGGCTTCGACCTTCCCGCCGCCGGCCCGCTCCCCCCGCCCAAGCCGCTCAAGGAGGCGTGGCGCACGGACGCGGCTTCGCTGGACGTCTACCTGGCCATCCCCGAGCACCGCCCCGGGGGCCAGAACGTCTCGCTGCACGGGGGTGACGGCGCGGTGCGCTACACGGCGGAGGTGGCGCTGCGGCGCGACGACAACACGGGACTGGCCGAAAAGCCCATCCAGCTCGCGCGCCAGAACGTGCGCCTGCTGGCCGAGGGGGAGGCGCTGGCGGGACACTCGGTGCTGCGGGTGGCGCGGGTGGTCCGCGCGCCCACGGGCACCTTTCAGCTCGACCCCCGTTTCGTGCCGCCGCTGCTGGACCTGGGCGCAAGCGGCTACCTGCTGGCGGTGGCGCGCCGGTTGGTGGAGCTGCTCTCCGCGCGCAGCAACGCGCTCTCGGCCACGCGGCGGCAGCGCACGCGCGGCCTGGCGGAGTTCGGAGGGGCGGACGCCGCGCACTTCTGGCTGCTGTACGCCGTCAACACGCACCTGCCCCGCTTCCGCCACCTGCTGGAGGTGCGCCGCGGGCACCCGGGCGAGCTGTGGACGGCCATGGCCGAGCTCGCGGGCGCGCTCACCACCTTTTCGCCCTCCATCCACCCGCGCGACCTGCCGGCGTACGACCACGGCGAGCTGTCGGAGTGCTTCACCCGGCTCGACGAGACGCTGCGGCGGCTGCTGGAGACGGCGGTGCCGGAGAACGCCGTCACGCTCCCCCTGCGCCCCAGCGGGCGGATGGTGTACGCGACCGCCGTGGAGGAGGACCGCTACCTGTCCGCCCCCGAGCTGTACCTGGGGATCCGCGCGGAGATGAAGCAGGACGAGCTGCTGCGCAGGGCGCCGCAGCTGCTCAAGGTGAGCTCGGCGGACCAGATCGACCGGCTGATCCTGCGGGCGCTGCCGGGGATCGCCGTGCGGCACGCGGCGTCGCCGCCCTCCAGCCTCCCCGCCAAGCTGGGGTGGTCGTACTTCCACCTGGAGCGCTCCGGCGAGGACTGGGACGCCGTCCGCCGGGCGCGCAACCTGGCGGTCTACGCGCCCGCGGAGCTTCCCTCGCCGGAGATGGACCTGGTGGTCCTGCTGCCGGAGCGCTGA